From Candidatus Hadarchaeales archaeon, one genomic window encodes:
- a CDS encoding zinc metalloprotease HtpX yields the protein MWVLRTTLLLGAMTGLLLAVGVALAYVASLPFLPTLTVAFVLAMSMNLIMFFYADKWVLRMYRAKLVSEQEQPTLHRIVSRLAERAGIPKPRVAVVPLDIPNAFATGRNAKNAVVAVTRGAMEILKEEELEGVIGHELAHIKNRDMLVSTLAAIVAGAISYLALVGRMHLFWGSGERRSGGSTFLLLLALILVPLAALMIRLAVSRTREYGADEEGARISGKPLALASALKRLEDYSLSERMAEGNPATSHLFIVNPFRGSSLVELFSTHPSTEKRIQRLEALARRGR from the coding sequence ATGTGGGTTCTGAGAACTACTCTGCTCCTGGGAGCCATGACTGGGCTCCTCCTAGCGGTAGGAGTGGCCCTAGCCTACGTTGCCAGTCTCCCCTTCCTCCCCACCCTCACGGTGGCCTTCGTGCTGGCCATGTCCATGAACCTCATCATGTTCTTTTACGCCGACAAATGGGTGCTGCGGATGTACAGGGCCAAACTGGTGAGCGAGCAAGAACAGCCCACCCTCCACCGCATCGTTTCCCGCCTGGCGGAGAGGGCTGGAATTCCCAAACCCAGGGTGGCCGTGGTACCCCTGGATATTCCCAACGCCTTCGCCACCGGGAGGAACGCCAAGAATGCCGTGGTGGCCGTTACCAGGGGGGCCATGGAGATCCTGAAGGAGGAGGAGCTGGAGGGAGTAATAGGACACGAGCTCGCCCACATCAAGAACAGGGACATGCTGGTGAGCACGCTTGCCGCCATCGTGGCCGGTGCCATCTCCTACTTGGCACTGGTGGGAAGGATGCACCTCTTCTGGGGGAGCGGGGAAAGGAGGAGCGGGGGAAGTACCTTCCTTCTCCTCTTGGCCCTCATCCTCGTGCCCTTGGCCGCCCTGATGATAAGGCTCGCCGTTTCCAGAACGAGGGAATATGGGGCGGACGAGGAGGGGGCTAGGATTTCGGGCAAGCCCCTGGCCTTAGCCTCGGCCCTGAAAAGGCTCGAGGACTATTCCCTTTCCGAGAGGATGGCGGAAGGGAATCCAGCCACTTCCCACCTCTTCATCGTCAATCCCTTCAGGGGATCTTCGCTGGTGGAACTCTTCTCCACCCATCCCTCCACGGAAAAGAGAATTCAGAGGTTGGAGGCCCTGGCGAGGAGAGGCCGCTAA
- a CDS encoding preprotein translocase subunit Sec61beta, which produces MRRREERLPPSGAGLMRYFSEEGSGIKVSPRAVVGFSVAFILAVVFLHLMF; this is translated from the coding sequence ATGCGCAGGAGGGAAGAAAGGCTCCCACCCAGTGGCGCCGGTTTGATGAGGTATTTCTCCGAAGAGGGTTCTGGGATAAAGGTTTCCCCCAGAGCAGTGGTGGGCTTTTCCGTGGCCTTTATCCTGGCAGTGGTCTTTCTTCATTTGATGTTTTAG
- a CDS encoding ATPase, T2SS/T4P/T4SS family: MTRYLPDESVLLNGMLRKKVEEEEGCEVIIPNLLLAYFEVQAREGKDSGLVALAELSHLKKLSEEGRIKLDFWGERWIPSENDLSWHLREAADQSDSILLTSDQVTAELARIEGRKVELLLPSPEERKPKLLEYFGPDTMSVHLKARVRPLAKVGRPGKLKVQYVGERPLTEKELREMIHELVELAKRDPECFVEIERKGATVIQYREYRIAIARPPFSDGLEITAVRPVAKVKLEDYKLSNKLKERLKSSAEGILIAGPPGAGKSTFAQALAEFYRSFHKIVKTMESPRDLQVGDEITQYTSLEGDMEKTADILLLVRPDYTIYDELRKTSDFQIFTDMRLAGVGMVGVVHSTRAIDAIQRLIGRVELGMIPMIVDTVIFIKDGEISQVYSLRSSIKVPSGMRDEDLARPLVEVLDFETEEPVYEIYTFGDQVVISDLRELHREAPFRYSRKRWR; encoded by the coding sequence ATGACGAGATATCTACCCGACGAGAGCGTGCTGCTCAATGGAATGCTCAGGAAGAAGGTGGAGGAAGAAGAGGGCTGCGAGGTAATCATTCCCAACCTCCTCTTGGCCTACTTTGAAGTCCAGGCGAGGGAGGGAAAGGACTCTGGACTCGTGGCCCTAGCAGAACTCTCCCACCTGAAGAAGCTTTCCGAGGAAGGAAGGATCAAGTTGGATTTTTGGGGAGAGCGATGGATCCCCAGCGAAAACGATCTGAGCTGGCACCTCAGGGAGGCGGCCGATCAATCCGATTCCATCCTTCTCACCAGCGACCAAGTGACGGCGGAACTTGCCAGGATAGAGGGAAGGAAGGTGGAGTTACTCCTTCCCTCTCCAGAAGAAAGGAAGCCCAAGCTCTTGGAGTATTTCGGGCCCGATACGATGTCCGTCCACCTGAAGGCTAGGGTGAGGCCCCTAGCCAAGGTGGGAAGACCGGGGAAGCTGAAAGTACAGTATGTGGGGGAAAGACCCCTCACCGAAAAGGAGCTCAGGGAAATGATTCACGAACTGGTGGAACTCGCCAAGCGCGATCCCGAATGCTTCGTGGAAATAGAGAGGAAAGGCGCCACCGTCATTCAGTACAGGGAATACAGGATAGCCATAGCCAGACCTCCCTTCAGCGATGGTCTGGAGATAACGGCCGTGAGACCCGTGGCAAAGGTGAAGCTGGAGGACTACAAGCTTTCCAACAAGCTGAAGGAAAGATTGAAGAGTAGTGCGGAAGGCATCCTCATCGCGGGACCACCGGGCGCCGGAAAAAGCACCTTCGCCCAAGCGTTGGCGGAATTCTATCGTTCCTTCCATAAGATCGTGAAAACCATGGAATCCCCCAGGGACCTTCAAGTGGGGGATGAGATCACCCAATACACCTCACTGGAAGGGGACATGGAAAAGACTGCTGACATCCTCCTGCTGGTTAGACCGGATTACACCATCTACGACGAACTCAGGAAAACCTCCGATTTCCAGATCTTCACCGACATGAGGCTGGCGGGGGTGGGGATGGTAGGGGTGGTGCACTCCACGAGGGCCATCGATGCCATCCAGCGTCTCATAGGGAGGGTGGAACTGGGGATGATCCCCATGATCGTGGATACCGTCATTTTCATCAAGGACGGGGAAATCTCGCAAGTCTATTCCCTCAGATCCTCCATCAAGGTACCCTCAGGCATGAGGGACGAGGACCTCGCGAGGCCCCTCGTGGAGGTATTGGACTTCGAGACCGAAGAACCCGTTTATGAAATCTATACCTTTGGAGATCAAGTGGTGATCAGCGATTTGAGGGAGCTTCATAGAGAGGCTCCTTTTAGGTATTCGAGGAAGAGGTGGAGGTAG
- a CDS encoding DUF367 family protein, with the protein MRIVVYRAGECDPKKCTALRLHRLGKIEMVSRFRDLPKGAILLDPRAEKALSREDREIAERKGLVALDFSWRRFPEWGSPKGLVSRILPYLVAANPVHYGRPTVLSTAEALSAALFILGYREEAEEMLEPFKWGTTFFQLNLHRLEEYAKAANSEEVLETQKKFLPTSTSSSNT; encoded by the coding sequence GTGAGGATAGTGGTTTATCGTGCCGGGGAGTGCGATCCCAAGAAGTGCACCGCCCTCCGCCTGCACAGGCTTGGAAAGATAGAAATGGTTTCCCGTTTCCGCGATCTGCCCAAGGGTGCCATTCTGCTCGATCCCAGGGCGGAGAAGGCCCTCTCGAGGGAGGACAGGGAGATCGCTGAGAGGAAGGGATTGGTGGCTCTGGACTTCTCCTGGAGACGTTTTCCCGAGTGGGGCTCCCCGAAGGGTTTGGTGTCGAGGATCCTGCCCTATCTCGTGGCCGCCAACCCGGTCCATTATGGAAGGCCCACGGTCCTCAGCACGGCGGAGGCCCTTTCTGCAGCCCTCTTCATCCTGGGATACAGGGAAGAGGCCGAGGAGATGCTGGAGCCCTTCAAGTGGGGAACTACCTTTTTCCAGCTAAACCTCCACCGGCTGGAGGAATATGCCAAGGCGGCCAACAGTGAGGAAGTGCTGGAGACACAGAAGAAGTTCCTTCCTACCTCCACCTCTTCCTCGAATACCTAA
- a CDS encoding radical SAM protein, producing the protein MRPRFVDWAITSKCNLRCSHCLAERGEELPREQLLALAGEVKELGPDWVILEGGEPLLREDLSLLLRELEGLDLYLITNGSMLRGEVARELGRRGVKVLFSMDGASKEVYEGTKGGASFRDFCKGVEEARREGIFHGVTVVLSKRNFHQMEETIKFVEEHGGKFVTFIPLQPRNGGNDPYYRTHGLSPQDHLLAMHRIYEREWKVEVYYDAPFLWAFSEREGVPLPEGRSGITIPEVRGCACGTTLYVTFDGRILPCMFFPTSFPFSRYPERSLKEGWERVRNSELIRGFKDRGKREAPCSSCFHFEECFGCMSRVLRVQGRLSASDPECPFRGRSA; encoded by the coding sequence ATGAGACCCCGTTTCGTGGATTGGGCCATAACCTCCAAGTGCAACTTGAGATGCAGTCACTGCTTAGCGGAGAGGGGGGAAGAGCTCCCTAGGGAACAGCTCCTCGCGTTGGCTGGAGAGGTGAAGGAACTGGGGCCGGACTGGGTGATCTTAGAGGGGGGAGAACCCCTTTTGAGGGAGGACCTCTCCCTTCTCCTCAGAGAGTTGGAGGGGCTCGATCTCTACCTCATCACGAACGGTTCCATGTTGAGGGGGGAGGTGGCGAGGGAGCTGGGAAGGAGGGGGGTAAAGGTACTCTTTTCCATGGATGGGGCAAGCAAGGAGGTTTACGAGGGAACGAAGGGTGGAGCCAGTTTCAGGGATTTCTGTAAGGGGGTGGAGGAGGCCAGGAGGGAGGGAATCTTCCATGGGGTCACGGTGGTCCTTTCGAAAAGGAATTTCCACCAGATGGAGGAGACGATAAAATTCGTGGAGGAACATGGGGGAAAGTTCGTGACCTTCATCCCCCTCCAGCCCAGGAACGGAGGCAACGATCCCTATTACCGAACCCATGGTCTTTCTCCCCAAGACCATCTTTTGGCGATGCACCGGATTTACGAGAGGGAGTGGAAGGTGGAGGTGTACTACGACGCACCCTTCCTCTGGGCCTTTTCTGAGAGGGAGGGAGTTCCGTTACCGGAGGGGAGGAGCGGGATCACCATCCCCGAGGTAAGGGGATGTGCCTGCGGGACTACCCTTTACGTCACCTTCGACGGCAGGATCCTTCCCTGCATGTTCTTTCCCACTTCCTTCCCTTTCTCCCGCTATCCGGAGAGGAGTTTGAAGGAAGGATGGGAAAGGGTGAGGAATTCGGAACTCATCCGCGGGTTCAAGGATAGGGGTAAGAGGGAAGCACCCTGTTCCTCATGTTTCCATTTCGAAGAGTGCTTTGGGTGTATGTCGAGGGTCCTCAGGGTACAGGGGAGACTTTCCGCTTCCGACCCCGAATGTCCCTTTAGGGGGAGGAGTGCCTAG
- a CDS encoding DUF488 domain-containing protein yields MGEGKKIWAVGYGNKSLKQLVELLHRSGVEEVVDIRAFPTSKREEFKKEELEKNLPLHGLSYFHLPELGGYRKGGYLKFMKTKEFSLGMEKLERRAREKKVCLMCVEPLSSICHRRFVIEELKRRGWKVVELE; encoded by the coding sequence GTGGGTGAAGGAAAGAAGATCTGGGCAGTTGGTTATGGAAACAAAAGTTTGAAGCAATTGGTGGAACTCCTGCATCGTTCGGGAGTGGAGGAGGTGGTGGACATAAGGGCCTTCCCCACCTCCAAACGGGAGGAGTTCAAAAAGGAGGAATTGGAGAAGAATCTTCCCCTCCACGGTCTTTCATATTTTCACCTCCCGGAGTTGGGAGGTTATAGGAAGGGTGGTTACCTCAAGTTCATGAAGACAAAGGAATTCTCACTTGGAATGGAAAAACTGGAAAGAAGGGCTAGGGAGAAGAAGGTTTGTTTGATGTGTGTAGAGCCCCTCTCTTCCATATGTCACAGACGTTTCGTCATAGAAGAATTGAAGAGGAGGGGTTGGAAGGTGGTGGAACTGGAGTAG
- a CDS encoding amidohydrolase family protein — protein MRISGARILEGEELEIVEGYLEIREGRIEKIGRGFSPKSDLDLKGGFVLPPLTNAHTHLADSVARELYSGRTQEETVGPGGLKFRVLEGTGDERLIEEMDLTLKNMAKMGILAHCDFREGGKRGVELLRRIKGECKSVVLGRPLPGEDFRELLSEADGMGLPSLLHHSLSELRNFAKETREKGKIFASHVAELPQRAEEEIERALKLGLSLAVHLTHASQEDLSSFRKRRIPVVFCPRSNSLLSSGSPPIATALEEGVSFMLGTDNVCVCPPNLWEELKFAWACVRRENPRAGGEEARILLKAVTLEPSRLFHLPWGPLEEGREATFLLLSATGELRNLKDPYAGLVNRTQPENLIAVWYRGKDILRKRR, from the coding sequence ATGAGGATCTCGGGGGCTAGGATCCTAGAAGGAGAAGAATTGGAGATAGTGGAAGGCTACCTGGAAATCCGAGAGGGGAGGATCGAGAAGATAGGGAGGGGCTTCAGTCCCAAATCGGACCTCGATCTCAAAGGAGGTTTCGTCCTCCCTCCCCTCACCAACGCCCATACCCATCTGGCCGACTCGGTGGCGAGGGAACTTTACTCGGGAAGAACTCAGGAGGAAACGGTGGGACCGGGAGGGCTCAAGTTCAGGGTGTTGGAGGGAACCGGGGATGAAAGACTGATCGAAGAAATGGACCTCACCCTGAAGAACATGGCAAAGATGGGTATCCTGGCCCACTGCGATTTCAGGGAGGGTGGGAAGAGGGGTGTGGAGCTCCTGCGCAGGATCAAGGGGGAGTGTAAGAGCGTGGTACTGGGCCGCCCCCTTCCAGGAGAAGATTTCCGCGAACTCCTTTCGGAAGCGGACGGGATGGGTCTTCCCTCCCTCCTCCATCACTCCCTTTCCGAACTCAGAAACTTCGCGAAGGAAACCAGGGAGAAGGGAAAGATCTTCGCCTCCCATGTGGCCGAATTGCCTCAAAGGGCTGAGGAAGAAATTGAAAGGGCGCTGAAATTGGGGCTTTCCTTGGCCGTCCATCTCACCCATGCCTCGCAGGAAGATCTCTCCTCCTTCAGGAAGAGGAGGATACCCGTGGTTTTCTGTCCCAGGTCCAACTCCCTCCTCTCCTCCGGAAGCCCCCCCATAGCTACAGCCTTGGAGGAGGGAGTAAGCTTCATGCTCGGAACGGACAACGTTTGCGTTTGTCCCCCCAACCTCTGGGAAGAACTCAAGTTTGCTTGGGCTTGCGTGAGGAGGGAAAATCCCAGGGCTGGAGGAGAGGAGGCGAGGATCCTTCTCAAAGCCGTCACCCTCGAACCTTCGAGGCTCTTCCACCTTCCCTGGGGACCCCTGGAGGAAGGAAGGGAAGCAACCTTTCTCCTCCTCTCCGCCACAGGGGAGCTGAGAAACCTCAAGGATCCCTATGCCGGCCTAGTCAACAGAACCCAGCCTGAAAACCTCATAGCCGTGTGGTATAGGGGAAAGGATATTTTAAGGAAAAGGAGGTAA
- a CDS encoding CBS domain-containing protein produces MTGDVKYAEIPGTRAEAIELLKKLEVSAIPVVNSNTRQLVGMVTLRKLLEHPEEDQLAMLVDRDVPRVSPEDDLSVAARHILTTGNRRLPVVENGELVGVITVRDIVYRALANMNLERPASDFMQPSVAAVWEGTPLRAAVEIMSLARVRALPVINEMGDLVGIIDDSDIIKLAEVETTSKISQLAGKSEGDSWSWDSEARIYITKTELKLPPIPVKEVMVRDLIYITKKTSVSKCAQLMKEHRIEQTPVLSADNKFLGLVRDIDLLGALL; encoded by the coding sequence ATGACCGGAGATGTGAAGTACGCCGAGATTCCGGGAACGAGAGCGGAGGCCATCGAGCTCCTCAAGAAATTGGAGGTAAGTGCAATCCCAGTGGTGAATAGCAACACCAGGCAACTGGTGGGGATGGTAACCCTGAGGAAGCTTTTGGAACACCCGGAGGAGGACCAGCTCGCCATGTTGGTAGACAGGGATGTGCCGAGGGTTAGTCCTGAGGACGATTTGAGCGTGGCCGCTAGGCATATCCTCACCACGGGTAACAGGAGGCTGCCCGTGGTGGAGAACGGGGAGTTGGTGGGTGTGATAACCGTCAGGGATATCGTGTACCGTGCTCTGGCCAACATGAATTTGGAGAGACCGGCTTCGGATTTCATGCAACCGAGCGTGGCGGCCGTCTGGGAGGGCACCCCCCTGAGGGCAGCCGTGGAAATCATGAGCTTGGCGAGGGTTAGGGCCCTCCCGGTTATAAACGAGATGGGGGACCTGGTGGGGATCATCGACGATTCGGACATCATAAAGTTGGCGGAAGTGGAGACCACTTCCAAGATCAGCCAGCTGGCGGGTAAAAGCGAGGGGGATAGCTGGAGCTGGGATAGCGAAGCCAGGATCTACATTACCAAAACCGAGTTGAAGCTTCCCCCCATCCCGGTAAAGGAGGTAATGGTCAGGGATCTCATTTACATCACCAAGAAAACCTCCGTGAGCAAATGCGCCCAGCTCATGAAAGAGCACAGGATTGAGCAGACTCCAGTTCTTTCCGCCGACAACAAGTTTTTGGGACTGGTGAGGGACATCGACCTGCTGGGTGCTCTCCTCTGA
- the glyS gene encoding glycine--tRNA ligase produces the protein MKPLSSGEELMELAKRRGFLWPSFELYGGISGFYDFGPLGTILKNKIVEKWREHFVKREGALEIDSPTLTPEEVFRASGHVEHFVDLMSECRKCGQPFKVSELVKEKTGLDVEGKPAEEIERLLREKGITCPECGGELGRVFEFNTMFKTTIGPGGKKVGYLRPETAQGIFVDFRRLWRHGRERLPLPVAQIGKGYRNEISPRQGIIRLREFTMAELEVFFDPKNPSHPSFERVAGEKLRLWRAEDQLKGEEKTVEVSAGEAVQKGMICNELMAYYLVLTKKFLLDLGLPEERLRFREQTPGQRAHYSKETWDAEVKTERFGWVEVAGIAYRTNYDLSRHAEASGEDLSVVLQPDRRKEICHVVEPSFGIDRIFYCVLETAHLQGKKGLKFKRELSPIEVGVFPLLRRDGLPEKAKEIAELLKEKGFWVEYDEAGSIGRRYARADEVGTPYCVTIDHLTLSDNTVTIRERETAKQIRVHLDKLPSVLSSLMSGELEFEKAGIPLEKEEEGKEEEEGKEG, from the coding sequence GTGAAGCCCTTGTCGTCAGGGGAAGAGCTGATGGAGCTTGCCAAGCGCAGGGGTTTTCTTTGGCCCTCCTTTGAGCTTTACGGGGGTATCAGCGGCTTTTATGATTTCGGCCCTTTGGGGACCATCCTGAAAAACAAAATCGTGGAAAAATGGAGGGAGCACTTCGTGAAGAGGGAGGGTGCCTTGGAGATCGACTCTCCCACCCTCACCCCCGAAGAGGTTTTCAGAGCCAGCGGACACGTAGAACATTTCGTTGACCTCATGAGTGAATGTCGGAAATGCGGGCAACCCTTTAAGGTTTCGGAATTGGTGAAGGAGAAAACTGGACTGGATGTTGAAGGGAAACCGGCTGAGGAGATAGAAAGACTGTTGAGGGAGAAGGGAATTACCTGCCCCGAATGTGGTGGAGAGTTGGGGAGGGTTTTTGAATTCAACACCATGTTCAAGACCACCATAGGACCTGGAGGGAAAAAGGTGGGCTATCTGAGACCGGAAACCGCTCAGGGAATCTTCGTGGATTTCAGGAGGCTGTGGAGGCACGGTAGGGAAAGACTCCCCCTCCCCGTGGCGCAGATAGGGAAAGGATACAGGAACGAAATCTCTCCCAGACAGGGTATAATAAGGCTAAGGGAATTCACGATGGCGGAACTGGAAGTCTTCTTCGATCCGAAGAATCCCTCCCATCCCTCCTTCGAAAGGGTTGCGGGGGAGAAGCTGAGGCTCTGGAGGGCAGAAGATCAGCTAAAGGGTGAGGAAAAAACGGTGGAAGTGAGTGCGGGGGAAGCCGTGCAGAAGGGGATGATCTGCAATGAACTCATGGCCTATTATCTCGTCCTCACCAAAAAGTTTCTCTTGGACCTGGGACTTCCCGAGGAGCGCCTGAGGTTCAGGGAACAAACTCCAGGTCAAAGGGCCCACTATTCCAAAGAAACTTGGGACGCGGAAGTGAAAACGGAAAGGTTCGGATGGGTGGAGGTGGCGGGGATAGCCTACAGGACGAATTACGATCTCTCCAGGCATGCCGAAGCCAGCGGGGAGGATCTCTCCGTAGTCCTTCAACCTGATCGGAGGAAGGAAATTTGCCATGTGGTGGAACCATCCTTCGGCATCGACCGGATTTTCTACTGCGTGCTAGAAACGGCCCATCTGCAGGGGAAAAAGGGACTCAAGTTCAAGAGGGAACTTTCCCCCATAGAAGTGGGCGTTTTTCCCCTCCTCAGAAGGGATGGTCTGCCCGAAAAGGCCAAAGAAATAGCCGAGCTGCTGAAGGAGAAGGGCTTCTGGGTGGAATACGATGAAGCGGGATCCATAGGGAGGAGATACGCCAGGGCGGATGAAGTGGGAACCCCCTACTGCGTCACCATCGACCACCTCACCCTCTCCGATAACACGGTTACCATAAGGGAGAGGGAAACCGCCAAGCAGATCAGGGTCCACCTCGATAAACTTCCTTCCGTTCTATCTTCCCTCATGAGTGGGGAACTGGAGTTCGAAAAAGCGGGTATTCCGTTAGAGAAAGAAGAGGAAGGGAAGGAGGAAGAAGAGGGAAAAGAGGGTTAG
- a CDS encoding dCMP deaminase family protein, whose protein sequence is MANRRPSMDEYFLELARVVGLRSTCLRRKFGAVIVKDGVVLSSGYNGAARKVRDCLEVGLCLKDVVGAPHGEGYDVCPAVHAEANAIVNAARSGVSILGGTMYLYGQDAQGKVVEGKPCTFCRRLLINSGIEKIVFKKEDGTLGYYDVKEWVRDESLDHQRKIQQYTGKG, encoded by the coding sequence ATGGCCAACCGAAGACCCTCCATGGACGAATATTTCTTAGAGCTGGCGAGGGTAGTGGGTCTCAGATCCACCTGTCTGAGGAGGAAATTCGGGGCCGTGATAGTGAAGGATGGGGTGGTGCTGAGCTCCGGTTACAACGGTGCTGCCAGAAAGGTTAGGGACTGTCTGGAAGTGGGTCTCTGTCTCAAGGATGTGGTGGGGGCTCCCCACGGTGAAGGATACGATGTCTGTCCCGCCGTGCATGCCGAAGCCAACGCCATCGTCAACGCCGCCAGATCTGGAGTGAGCATCCTCGGAGGAACCATGTATCTCTATGGACAGGATGCCCAAGGAAAGGTGGTTGAGGGAAAACCCTGTACCTTCTGTAGAAGGCTTCTGATAAACTCCGGCATAGAAAAAATCGTGTTCAAAAAAGAAGACGGTACGTTGGGATACTACGATGTCAAGGAATGGGTAAGGGACGAATCCTTAGACCATCAGAGAAAGATCCAGCAGTACACCGGAAAGGGATGA
- a CDS encoding winged helix-turn-helix transcriptional regulator, whose amino-acid sequence MYRLRRSKAPEILLSLLKGPKHVRELQAEVKGSALTIEMRLKELIREGLVREREMKEWPFRRILELTPEGRRVAAILKLEVSAVSKPGKREREEVMERGKWILALLYSLGGAVEGSVRLQKLLFLLKRELGVDSLPYRFLPYLRGPYSEEIPDDVLELERAGLVRVERELLEPVFCSLTPEGEKMASELFNGLPEEIRKKMEELKKFNGMGLKELLEYVYSKYPEESKCV is encoded by the coding sequence ATGTACAGATTGAGGAGAAGCAAGGCTCCGGAAATCCTCCTCAGTCTGCTCAAAGGACCCAAGCACGTTAGGGAACTACAGGCAGAGGTTAAGGGTAGCGCTCTGACGATAGAGATGCGCTTGAAGGAGCTCATAAGGGAGGGTTTGGTGAGGGAAAGGGAGATGAAGGAGTGGCCCTTCCGCAGGATACTGGAGCTCACGCCTGAGGGAAGGAGGGTGGCGGCCATTCTCAAGCTGGAAGTTTCGGCGGTTTCCAAGCCTGGAAAGAGGGAGAGGGAGGAGGTGATGGAAAGGGGAAAATGGATTCTGGCCCTCCTCTACTCATTGGGGGGAGCGGTCGAAGGGAGCGTAAGACTTCAGAAACTCCTCTTCCTCCTGAAAAGGGAACTTGGGGTGGATTCCCTCCCCTATCGCTTCCTCCCCTACCTCAGGGGCCCTTATTCGGAGGAGATACCGGACGATGTGCTGGAGTTGGAAAGGGCTGGTTTGGTAAGGGTTGAGAGGGAATTGCTGGAACCCGTATTTTGTTCGCTGACCCCTGAAGGAGAGAAGATGGCTAGCGAACTCTTCAACGGTCTTCCGGAGGAAATCAGGAAAAAGATGGAGGAGCTGAAAAAGTTCAACGGGATGGGGCTCAAGGAATTACTGGAATACGTCTATTCCAAGTATCCGGAAGAAAGTAAGTGCGTTTAA
- a CDS encoding anaerobic ribonucleoside-triphosphate reductase activating protein: MGVLMNEAMKIPSGELPWGGLQRLSLLDYPGRVASILFVKGCNFRCPFCYNPQLVRGEGREIPTQEILDYLKRRKGWIDGVVITGGEPTLYPGLVEFLRELKDEGLEIKLDTNGSRPDLLRELLGEGLVDYVAMDIKAPLREESYSKVAGVPLHPREIRESLDLLLSSRIDYELRTTVVPTLLGEEEILEIAGEIRGAKRYCLQQFRRTPFHLDERFSRVSPYPREFLERIREKISGYFGECLVRG, from the coding sequence GTGGGGGTTTTAATGAACGAAGCCATGAAAATCCCTTCAGGGGAACTTCCCTGGGGAGGTCTTCAAAGGCTCTCCTTATTAGACTATCCGGGGAGGGTAGCCTCCATTCTCTTCGTGAAGGGGTGCAATTTTCGATGTCCCTTCTGTTACAATCCACAGCTGGTGAGGGGGGAGGGAAGGGAAATACCCACCCAAGAGATCCTGGACTACCTGAAGAGGAGGAAGGGATGGATAGACGGGGTGGTCATCACCGGAGGAGAACCCACTCTTTACCCGGGATTGGTGGAATTCCTGAGGGAACTGAAAGATGAAGGGCTCGAGATAAAGCTCGACACCAACGGCTCCAGGCCTGATCTTCTCCGGGAGCTTCTGGGGGAAGGTTTGGTGGACTATGTGGCCATGGACATAAAGGCTCCCCTCAGGGAAGAGAGCTACAGCAAAGTGGCGGGCGTTCCCCTTCACCCAAGGGAAATCAGGGAAAGCCTTGACCTCCTCCTCTCCTCACGGATAGATTACGAGCTCAGGACTACCGTGGTTCCCACCCTGCTTGGGGAAGAGGAAATACTGGAAATAGCGGGGGAAATAAGGGGTGCCAAGAGGTATTGCCTCCAGCAGTTCAGGCGCACTCCTTTCCATCTGGATGAGCGTTTTTCCCGAGTTTCCCCTTACCCGAGGGAATTCTTGGAAAGGATCAGGGAAAAGATCTCCGGGTACTTCGGTGAGTGCCTGGTGAGAGGATGA